From Rutidosis leptorrhynchoides isolate AG116_Rl617_1_P2 chromosome 3, CSIRO_AGI_Rlap_v1, whole genome shotgun sequence, a single genomic window includes:
- the LOC139896271 gene encoding uncharacterized protein — protein sequence MDRRKRGGNKEESNSTNMNLKSILKDIEHIGRTHMTWKEKKDMENRKVVSLGGKPPKKQRIPLSVALVPMKRQKEREQKILQENIILGQVGGKRGNRSKRSSGPRKPEDRVLMSTAGHFRNGILDVKDLLKSKASSSGSKSRGFGSDPSSYAFGGGSGSRGSGKGGKKKGGKKKGGRRKGH from the exons ATGGATCGAAGAAAGCGAGGTGGAAATAAAGAAGAATCGAATTCGACAAACATGAATTTGAAATCGATATTGAAAGATATCGAGCATATTG GACGCACCCATATGACATGGAAAGAGAAGAAGGATATGGAAAACCGGAAAGTAGTTTCACTTGGTGGAAAG CCCCCTAAGAAGCAGAGGATCCCGTTAAGTGTAGCGTTAGTACCGATGAAAAGACAGAAAGAAAGGGAGCAAAAAATATTACAAGAG AATATAATACTTGGACAAGTTGGAGGAAAACGTGGAAACCGTAGCAAACGCTCTTCAGGGCCACGTAAACCCGAGGATAGAGTACTAATGTCAACTGCAGGCCATTTCAGGAATGGTATACTCGATGTTAAAGATTTGTTGAAATCCAAAGCTTCATCGAGCGGTTCTAAAAGCCGTGGGTTCGGTAGTGATCCTAGTAGTTATGCATTTGGTGGTGGGTCCGGTAGTCGTGGGTCCGGTAAAGGCGGCAAGAAAAAGGGTGGCAAAAAGAAAGGTGGTCGTCGAAAAGGCCATTAA